The following proteins are co-located in the Halarcobacter sp. genome:
- a CDS encoding carbohydrate ABC transporter permease: protein MISFRNKLNSVLFWFLIIITISFFLLPILWMFVTAFKLPADYICETPNFFPTVWSMEHITNIVKAGFFEKFLNTAIVSVSATFISLILAFMAAYALVRYRFPAKLDLLFLILVLIVKLMPPIVVALPLYELLKTIGLLNTLAGLVLTYQIYTLPFAIWMLLGFVRDVPKEIEEAAILDKTNLMQRLILIVLPLCGAGIAATAIFTMILCWNEFLFALLYLQQPDNFTLPLYIANFITENETFWGDLMGIGLLSSIPVLIIAVFAQKYLLRGFSMGVK from the coding sequence ATGATATCTTTTAGAAATAAACTTAATAGTGTTTTGTTTTGGTTTTTAATAATTATAACAATATCATTTTTTTTACTACCTATACTTTGGATGTTTGTAACTGCATTTAAATTACCAGCTGATTATATCTGTGAAACTCCAAATTTTTTCCCTACAGTTTGGAGTATGGAACATATTACAAATATTGTAAAAGCTGGATTTTTTGAGAAGTTTTTAAATACAGCTATTGTTTCAGTAAGTGCTACTTTTATCTCTTTAATTTTAGCTTTTATGGCTGCATATGCTTTAGTTAGATATAGATTTCCAGCAAAACTTGATTTATTGTTTTTGATTTTAGTATTGATTGTAAAATTAATGCCTCCAATAGTTGTTGCTTTACCTTTATATGAACTTTTAAAAACAATAGGATTATTAAATACTTTGGCTGGACTTGTGTTAACTTATCAAATCTATACACTTCCTTTTGCTATATGGATGTTATTGGGATTTGTTAGAGATGTACCAAAAGAGATAGAAGAGGCAGCAATACTGGATAAAACAAATTTAATGCAAAGATTAATCTTAATTGTACTTCCTTTATGTGGTGCAGGTATTGCTGCAACTGCAATATTTACAATGATTTTATGTTGGAATGAGTTTTTATTTGCACTACTTTATTTACAACAACCAGATAATTTTACATTACCTCTTTATATAGCAAACTTTATTACAGAAAATGAAACATTTTGGGGTGATTTGATGGGAATAGGATTATTATCTTCAATTCCTGTATTAATAATAGCAGTATTTGCACAAAAATATTTATTACGTGGTTTTTCAATGGGAGTTAAATAG
- a CDS encoding sugar ABC transporter permease, translating into MYKNKRQLSFLILPAFLVILVFAIFPVVWVVINAFFETDFNSGESRFVGLYNFHTLSEDWFFTSSINTTIHFSIITSLLQVFLGLLLALLFFKKFPARQIALPIIIYPMMISTLVASSIWRSWFHYDFGMLNHWLGFIGVEPIQWLFDPSLALYSIMLVDLWQWTPVTFLIILAGLQSIPKDVLDAAKSDGASYFQSLLFIILPMIKAHLFLALLIRSIDTFRLFDKVYALTGGGPGNATETLSMYVYKNGFKFFDIGIASAASLVMLFIACALSLIYAANILKGQQQK; encoded by the coding sequence AAAATAAAAGACAATTATCTTTTTTAATTTTGCCAGCATTTTTAGTGATTTTAGTGTTTGCAATTTTCCCTGTGGTTTGGGTTGTAATTAATGCTTTTTTTGAAACAGATTTTAATTCAGGGGAGAGTCGTTTTGTAGGTTTATATAATTTTCACACCTTAAGTGAGGATTGGTTTTTTACTTCAAGTATAAATACAACAATACATTTTTCAATAATCACATCTTTATTACAAGTTTTTTTAGGTCTTTTATTGGCATTGCTTTTTTTTAAAAAGTTTCCAGCTAGACAAATAGCATTACCTATAATTATATATCCTATGATGATTTCAACTTTAGTTGCTTCTTCTATATGGAGGTCATGGTTTCATTACGATTTTGGTATGTTGAATCATTGGTTGGGATTTATTGGAGTTGAACCAATTCAATGGCTGTTTGACCCCTCTTTGGCTCTTTATTCAATTATGCTAGTGGATCTTTGGCAATGGACTCCAGTAACCTTTCTTATAATTCTTGCTGGATTACAATCTATTCCAAAAGATGTTTTAGATGCTGCGAAAAGTGATGGGGCATCTTATTTTCAGAGTTTACTTTTTATTATTTTACCTATGATAAAAGCACATCTGTTTTTAGCTCTTTTAATTAGGTCTATAGATACTTTTAGATTGTTTGATAAAGTTTATGCTTTAACAGGTGGTGGACCTGGCAATGCAACAGAAACGCTATCTATGTATGTATATAAAAATGGATTCAAATTTTTCGATATAGGAATTGCTTCAGCAGCTTCCTTGGTTATGCTCTTCATTGCTTGTGCTTTGAGTTTAATTTATGCAGCTAATATTTTAAAAGGACAACAACAAAAATGA